One part of the Chryseobacterium mulctrae genome encodes these proteins:
- a CDS encoding DUF1573 domain-containing protein — protein MKNLKITALLAVLAFSPFYANVFPVTPASIVKKVAEAAKWKSETIDVGKIPQGKPKIIRFEFTNTSSQPIMIDKVAPSCGCTTADYTQTKILPGKTGFVEASYNAAAEGPFSKSITVTMSDNQNPKVLSFKGTVVK, from the coding sequence ATGAAAAATTTAAAAATTACAGCGCTTCTTGCGGTTTTGGCATTCTCTCCGTTTTATGCAAACGTATTCCCGGTAACTCCGGCTTCAATTGTTAAAAAAGTAGCAGAAGCTGCAAAATGGAAATCAGAAACTATCGATGTAGGAAAAATTCCACAAGGGAAACCAAAAATCATCAGATTTGAATTCACCAATACATCGTCACAACCAATTATGATTGATAAAGTTGCGCCTTCATGCGGATGTACAACTGCTGATTATACACAAACTAAAATTTTACCAGGAAAAACAGGATTTGTAGAAGCAAGTTACAATGCTGCAGCTGAAGGTCCGTTTTCAAAGTCAATTACAGTGACGATGAGTGACAACCAAAACCCAAAAGTACTTTCTTTTAAAGGTACTGTTGTGAAGTAA